In the Podospora bellae-mahoneyi strain CBS 112042 chromosome 4, whole genome shotgun sequence genome, one interval contains:
- a CDS encoding hypothetical protein (COG:L; EggNog:ENOG503P1D8) has protein sequence MGGNGPLDAGTQTCAERNRKQLIDDFGSVLEESLIILLTQDYDIEKDYDEITRVLRGLAESATAEAATGFDPSGLGFSVPDLDEPRLDDATTTSDNRISDGSGGDYTGTSPSDFSSDSLENQILVDPATFTEDHKIAELRGIFIDRFTEHTLRRILGENGGDLNRTFDDLLNRQFLEDSGDITKGIDAFFVGDNVQYPPKGKGKRRKGLPKKNVLAVNYKATSAATDGEELHGARDFIQPSSGRATPKRIQPYSLPAINTSSSPASKKTAAILSPTPQLDFGTSHLHSAASLRRQGPLARQGAVVYVERAREQASVAFRQASEYADERARQQSTAIMVDLHGVHVLDGVRIAREHVWRWWNNLGENRAAEARDPGFTVVTGLGRHSAGGVSRLRQAVGAMLKNDGWRVETLTGSFHIRGRV, from the exons ATGGGGGGAAATGGCCCGCTCGACGCGGGCACACAAACATGCGCCGAGCGGAACCGCAAACAGCTGATT GATGACTTTGGTTCAGTGTTGGAAGAATCCCTGATTATCCTTCTGACTCAGGACTATGACATTGAGAAAGACTATGATGAGATCACGAGAGTCCTGAGAGGACTGGCGGAGAGCGCAACCGCGGAAGCGGCCACCGGATTTGATCCATCAGGCCTCGGATTCAGTGTGCCGGACCTGGATGAGCCTCGTCTTGACGATGCGACAACGACAAGCGACAATCGCATCTCAGATGGTTCAGGCGGTGACTACACTGGCACATCGCCTTCTGACTTTTCATCTGACTCTCTTGAGAACCAGATCCTCGTCGACCCGGCAACTTTCACCGAGGACCACAAGATCGCAGAGCTTCGAGGGATCTTCATTGACCGGTTTACCGAGCACACTCTTAGGCGCATTCTCGGGGAGAATGGTGGCGACTTGAACCGTACATTTGACGATTTGCTCAACCGACAGTTTCTCGAGGACTCGGGCGATATCACGAAAGGCATCGATGCATTCTTTGTGGGCGACAATGTACAGTACCCTCCcaaaggaaaaggcaaaCGTCGGAAAGGATTACCAAAGAAGAATGTGTTGGCAGTAAACTACAAAGCAACGTCGGCAGCAACCGACGGCGAAGAGCTTCACGGCGCAAGAGACTTCATTCAGCCATCCTCAGGCCGGGCAACACCAAAGCGCATACAACCATATTCATTACCGGCCATCAATACCAGCTCATCACCAGCATCGAAGAAGACTGCGGCAATTCTATCACCTACACCTCAATTGGACTTCGGAACCTCTCACCTGCATTCAGCAGCCTCGCTTCGGCGCCAAGGACCTCTTGCAAGGCAAGGCGCGGTGGTGTATGTGGAACGAGCGCGGGAACAGGCCAGTGTAGCGTTCAGACAAGCTTCGGAATACGCAGATGAACGTGCTCGACAGCAAAGCACAGCCATCATGGTTGATCTTCACGGGGTTCACGTTCTGGACGGTGTTCGCATCGCGAGGGAGCATgtctggaggtggtggaacaATCTCGGAGAAAACCGGGCAGCAGAAGCAAGAGATCCGGGCTTTACTGTGGTCACTGGTCTTGGGAGGCACTCTGCCGGCGGGGTTTCACGCTTGCGCCAGGCTGTTGGAGCCATGCTGAAGAATGACGGATGGAGGGTTGAGACCTTGACAGGCTCATTCCATATTAGGGGAAGGGTATGA
- a CDS encoding hypothetical protein (EggNog:ENOG503P017; COG:J) codes for MAQRQRFLNYPEPLKGPDVPYENERGSNPAISGVFLMIAANLMEWFRLLRELIWNNTGFGSLRKIIPYIEEYEPWFEPQIVPLPEEVDKEPLQNGPAEEDTKPDAAVFYPEAKYYSVEDYRKLYLSGAITPLDVAEALLPLICRDIQNASEHSIAFFQVRTERVLASARESTLRYKEGRSLGPLDGVPTAVKDEYDMEGYSTTLGSPNVYADSSTNKTTSWCVQQIEAAGALILGKLSMHEFGLDTTGNNPHYGTPRNPHNPNYYTGGSSSGTAYAVAAGLIPIGLGSDGGGSIRIPSSLCGVYGLKPTHGRLSFRPGPNHCVTCACLGPIAADMSSLAALFSVISTPHSSSPFPPLPSPLKIQLPTPDDAKVLGIPQAWISQATPAIQTLVNTLIRTLVSKHGYTTVPVTIPFLQEGQIAHAMTVLTDAATLLPEYKNLTYANRILLALGRTTPATDYMLAQKLRRLLMQHLAWLWEQHPGMIIVTPTTACEGWEIRGGTGELRYGLNDGDRTMQSMEFVWLGNFCGLPSLSCPVGFVQGKGGEVPVGGYGYGGVVFGGS; via the exons ATGGCCCAACGTCAACGATTCCTCAACTATCCGGAGCCCTTGAAGGG TCCCGATGTACCATACGAAAATGAAAGAGGCAGCAACCCAGCCATCAGCGGCGTGTTTCTTATGATAGCTGCAAATCT TATGGAATGGTTCCGATTGCTGAGAGAACTGATATGGAACAACACCGGATTCGGCTCATTGAGAAAGATTATCCCATACATTGAGGAGTATGAGCCATGGTTCGAACCACAGATTGTACCATTACCAGAAGAAGTCGACAAGGAGCCACTGCAGAACGGgccagcagaagaagacacCAAACCCGATGCTGCCGTATTCTATCCGGAAGCAAAGTACTACTCCGTTGAAGACTACCGCAAGTTGTATCTCTCCGGCGCCATCACCCCTCTCGATGTGGCCGAGGCTCTGCTGCCACTAATCTGCCGAGATATTCAAAACGCCTCGGAACACTCCATCGCCTTTTTCCAAGTCCGAACCGAACGGGTTCTTGCCTCAGCCCGGGAATCGACTCTTCGCTACAAAGAAGGCCGGTCTCTTGGGCCCCTCGACGGTGTTCCCACAGCCGTAAAGGATGAGTACGACATGGAAGGctactccaccaccctcggctcCCCGAATGTCTACGCCGATTCTTccaccaacaagaccacCTCCTGGTGTGTCCAGCAAATCGAAGCTGCTGGTGCTCTGATTCTCGGCAAACTCTCCATGCACGAATTCGGCCTCGACACCACAGGCAACAACCCCCATTACGGCACTCCGCGAAATCCCCACAACCCCAATTACTACACcggcggctcctcctccggcacaGCCTACGCCGTCGCCGCAGGTCTCATCCCCATCGGTCTCGGCTCCGACGGCGGAGGCTCCATCCGcatcccatcctccctctgcgGTGTCTACGGCCTCAAACCCACCCACGGCCGTCTTTCCTTCCGCCCCGGCCCCAACCACTGCGTCACCTGTGCTTGTCTCGGCCCCATCGCAGCGGATATgtcctccctcgccgcttTGTTTTCCGTCATTTCAACCCCGCAttcatcctcccctttcccacctcTGCCCTCTCCGTTGAAAATCCAACTCCCGACGCCTGATGACGCAAAAGTGTTGGGAATCCCTCAGGCGTGGATATCCCAAGCCACACCCGCGATCCAAACCCTagtcaacaccctcatccGCACTTTGGTGTCCAAACACGGGTACACCACTGTTCCCGTCACCATCCCATTTTTACAAGAAGGGCAAATCGCACACGCCATGACCGTCCTAACAGACGCGGCTACTTTGTTACCGGAGTATAAAAACCTCACCTACGCCAATAGGATCCTCTTGGCGCTTGGGCGAACAACCCCGGCAACGGATTACATGCTCGCGCAAAAACTTCGAAGGTTGCTGATGCAGCATTTGGCGTGGTTGTGGGAACAGCACCCGGGTATGATTATTGTCACTCCGACGACGGCGTGTGAGGGGTGGGAGATTAGGGGTGGGACGGGGGAGTTGAGGTATGGGTTGAATGATGGGGATAGGACGATGCAGAGTATGGAGTTTGTGTGGTTGGGGAATTTTTGTGGGTTGCCGAGCTTGAGCTGTCCGGTTGGGTTTGTgcaagggaaggggggggaggtacCGGTGGGGGGTTATGGCTACGGGGGAGTGGTGTTCggagggagttga
- a CDS encoding hypothetical protein (EggNog:ENOG503Q3TM; COG:S) codes for MMTSRLRDVGSSFANRRGHASQLSISDPSHHVTEAIGTMYGDDEDSGAEDNRPLSFIASKSSSEQLGKAPRPDDPADDRLRLVRTTSDQTSTVTAPSNASPNGNPLRKTQTVPSRIPTERSNSHDGVRSPLSPLSPTPSLRDVQADDSGFPLTNIDNANDIAQELSNLQALRRMSMDVSNTHDPDLLPFSGVSLMAMPSIAPTGDDDEADPSRLLWVPARVHPELDTGAFKTFLENRVQTMKRRSGDSFLSVDGAQVGGGSGSLRRKKSMLSRQVNTHTENGDSYTDGAERLRRNGSLPDYSTPELSLNELVNDPTSVVQKLAHETRGEDGGADSPILPVAPGMGLRRSTKTTYRKGGSQRFAKKLGEKQVASKMSSEESPPLPPVDPSIGKPLTRVMSEPIAENYSRPTRTVRRQQNFSRDGLDSVAGSAQEGETTAASPPSSPPRKESLPVRAASAAARTATAPAIPQIVETPPVEEASSSPERSTSQKETQKDQAHQPPSDGPPARSSKRPSPSKPAQLAAGSAGSSSANPLEKISHPEALPDNSNSTTSSLTFIPTFDNVEKKADRKSKDKDETESIASTKSTSSWKWFKSGDKEKKKKEKEKEEEREREREREREREREEQARKAKSKANEKGHDNARLDVLQNSIDNPKGRESLRLDRESIEGLPQDDKRKETMRKSSDSKRGDGFFGGLFGGSKKKSEKEAAHKKEKQRALSPEPPARILRPDIDYHWTRFPIIEERAIYRMAHIKLANPRRPLHSQVLLSNFMYSYLAKVQAMHPQLNVPISPQQKRQEEERKRREAEQQALEQQMAAQQAAQDGNFDFEYHRSGSQYGDSPIQQGDDSVQYVDDSQIYEYEHGGQQQQYQQNGANGNGHAHQHDQNYYYAQGDGNGNERNDMW; via the exons ATGATG ACTTCCAGACTCCGCGATGTTGGCAGCAGCTTTGCCAACCGTCGAGGCCACGCCAGTCAACTATCCATCTCAGACCCGAGCCATCACGTCACCGAAGCGATCGGCACCATGTacggcgacgacgaagatTCTGGCGCCGAGGACAACCGGCCACTTAGCTTTATCGCGTCCAAGAGTTCCAGCGAGCAGTTGGGCAAGGCGCCCAGGCCGGACGACCCGGCCGACGACAGACTACGACTGGTGCGCACCACCTCGGACCAGACGAGCACCGTGACCGCTCCGAGTAATGCCAGTCCCAACGGCAACCCCCTTCGAAAAACCCAGACAGTTCCGTCCCGCATCCCCACAGAACGAAGTAACTCGCATGATGGCGTTCGATCACCCCTGTCGCCATTGTCCCCGACGCCCTCCCTCCGCGATGTCCAGGCCGACGACTCTGGATTTCCCCTGACCAACATCGACAATGCCAATGACATTGCACAGGAGCTCAGCAACCTTCAGGCGCTGCGACGCATGTCTATGGATGTGTCCAACACACACGACCCCGATCTCCTGCCCTTTTCTGGCGTGTCTTTGATGGCCATGCCGTCAATAGCCCCCAccggcgatgacgacgaagCAGATCCAAGCCGGTTGCTATGGGTGCCAGCACGAGTACACCCCGAACTCGACACCGGTGCTTTCAAGACGTTCCTTGAAAATCGGGTGCAAACGATGAAGCGGAGGTCGGGAGACTCGTTTCTCTCGGTTGATGGGGCACAAGTCGGTGGTGGTTCGGGAAGCCTGAGACGGAAGAAGTCGATGCTGTCGAGACAGGTCAACACTCATACTGAAAACGGAGACAGTTATACCGACGGTGCCGAACGGCTTCGACGAAATGGCTCCCTCCCAGACTACTCAACTCCCGAGCTCAGTCTCAACGAACTCGTCAACGACCCAACAAGCGTGGTGCAGAAGCTGGCGCACGAGACcagaggggaggatggtggggcAGATAGTCCAATCCTGCCTGTGGCGCCAGGCATGGGGCTTCGGCGGTCAACCAAGACGACTTATAGAAAGGGCGGCAGTCAGCGGTTTGCAAAGAAGCTTGGGGAGAAACAGGTGGCCAGCAAGATGTCTTCTGAGGAATCGCCACCGCTTCCTCCGGTGGACCCATCCATTGGCAAGCCCTTGACGCGGGTCATGTCGGAGCCAATCGCGGAGAATTACTCGAGGCCAACGCGGACTGTCAGAAGACAACAGAACTTCTCGCGCGATGGCTTGGACTCTGTTGCCGGTTCTGCTCAGGAGGGTGAAACGACAGCcgcctcgcctccctcgtcGCCCCCCCGCAAAGAGTCATTACCGGTCAGggcagcctcagcagcagcacggACTGCTACCGCGCCAGCCATTCCTCAGATTGTCGAGACGCCCCCGGTCGAAGAAGCCAGCTCATCACCGGAGAGATCGACGTCCCAGAAGGAGACGCAAAAAGACCAGGCTCATCAGCCTCCTTCTGATGGCCCTCCGGCTCGCTCCAGCAAACGGCCATCACCCAGCAAACCTGCCCAGTTGGCTGCTGGATCGGCCGGGAGCTCGAGCGCTAACCCTCTCGAGAAAATCAGCCACCCAGAGGCGTTACCTGATAACAGCAACTCTACCACGAGCAGCTTGACATTTATCCCCACATTTGACAAcgtcgagaagaaggcggataGGAAGAGCAAAGATAAGGATGAAACCGAGAGCATAGCATCGACAAAGTCGACCTCGAGTTGGAAGTGGTTCAAGAGCGGTGataaggagaagaagaagaaggagaaggagaaggaagaggagagggagagggagagagagagggagcgggagcgggagagggaagaaCAGGCTAGGAAGGCCAAGAGCAAAGCTAATGAGAAGGGCCATGATAATGCTCGTCTTGATGTTTTGCAGAACTCCATCGACAACCCCAAGGGCCGCGAGAGCCTCCGGTTGGACCGAGAAAGCATCGAGGGCTTACCGCAGGACGACAAGAGGAAAGAGACGATGCGCAAGTCTAGTGACAGCAAGCGAGGAGACGGCTTTTTTGGCGGCCTGTTCGGAGGTTCAAAGAAGAAGTCGGAAAAGGAGGCTGCgcacaagaaggagaagcagcgGGCACTTAGTCCAGAGCCACCGGCACGTATCTTGCGTCCCGACATCGATTACCACTGGACGCGGTTCCCCATCATCGAAGAGCGTGCCATTTACCGCATGGCTCATATCAAGCTCGCAAACCCTCGACGTCCCCTCCACAGCCAGGTTCTGCTCAGCAACTTTATGTATTCGTACCTCGCAAAGGTGCAGGCTATGCACCCGCAGCTTAACGTGCCGATTTCGCCGCAGCAAAAGaggcaggaagaggagcggAAACGTCGCGAAGCGGAGCAACAGGCGTTGGAGCAGCAGATGGCCGCTCAGCAGGCTGCCCAGGATGGGAACTTTGACTTTGAGTACCATCGG TCGGGTAGTCAGTACGGTGATTCTCCCATTCAGCAGGGCGATGACAGCGTCCAATATGTGGACGATTCTCAGATATACGAGTACGAGCACGGgggccagcagcagcaataccAGCAAAACGGCGCCAATGGCAACGGCCATGCACATCAGCACGACCAGAATTACTACTACGCGCAGGGTGATGGCAATGGGAACGAGAGGAACGACATGTGGTAG
- the NCR1 gene encoding niemann-Pick type C-related protein 1 (EggNog:ENOG503NVHN; COG:I), with amino-acid sequence MTKLSQLFASGGLLLAALSTAVDAGYTPKHEAGRCAIRGHCGSKSFFGSQLPCLDNGLAEQPDDKLRKQLVDFCGPKWSEGPVCCDAEQVDALKSNLQTANQIISSCPACKDNFFNMFCTFTCSPDQSLFINVTKTMEKGGKTLVTELDQLISKEYGTGFYESCKDVKFGPTNSRAMDLIGGGAKDYTQLLKFLGQERLGGSPFQINFPVDYPERDMKPRPMVPKKCNDEDPNFRCACIDCPAVCPELPDVEEAGSCYVGALPCLSFASIFTYTALLFLAAVLVVGNVAWRKHAKRRSERLRLLTDAAPSDDEDEGDLTQNPAMLDRPQKTYIINTWCDAAFSRLGHAAARFPAITILTSVIVVMILSAGWLKFDIEQDPARLWVSPTSAAAQEKAFFDTQFGPFYRAEKVFLVNDTNPEGPGPVLSYETLLWWMEVEESVRKLKGPQFDSSFQNLCLKPTGSACVVQSVAAYFQNDPSQVSPDGWKKTLRQCAQSPVECRPEYGQPLEPSMILGGYPKGSEDPTEATAMTVTWVLNNHAEGSFDAELAMDWEEALKQRLLLLQEEAKERGLRLSFSTEISLEQELNKSTNTDAKIIVISYIAMFLYASVALGSTTLSFREFINNPSLALVESKFTLGVVGILIVLMSITASIGLFSWAGLKATLIIVDVIPFIVLAVGVDNIFLIVHEFERVNLSHPDDMVEQRVSRALGRMGPSILFSAITETICFALGAFVGMPAVRNFAIYAAGAVFINAILQVTMFISVLTLNQIRAEDSRADCFPCIQVKSARIHLSGNNGSPGARYYESPPESFLQQFIRKTYAPRLLGKKTKAAVVAIFLGIFAAGVALLPEVELGLDQRVAIPDDSYLIPYFNDLYAYMEAGPPVYFVTREFNGTKRSEQQKICARYTTCEQLSLTNILEQERKRAEVSYVSTPTASWIDDFFQWLNPDNEACCVDRRKPCFAKRNPAWNITLSGMPEGEEFTYYLKRFLSAPTDEDCPLGGQASYGSAVVVDSARNTIPASHFRTSHRPLRSQEDFIKAMASARRIASDISESTGLDVFPYSLFYIFFDQYASIVGLTTALLGSAVGIVFIVSSILLGSVLTAAVVTLTVIMAIVDIIGAMAVMGVSLNAVSLVNLIICVGIAVEFCAHIARAFMFPSRRYMERAKNRFRGRDARAWTALANVGGSVFSGITVTKILGVTVLAFTRSKIFEIYYFRVWVALVIFAASHALVFLPVALSLGGGEGWVDPESEGGLEADLTSRRYRALMPEEESDSDADA; translated from the coding sequence ATGACGAAGCTATCGCAGCTGTTCGCATCGGGCGGACTCTTACTCGCTGCACTCAGCACGGCCGTCGATGCTGGCTACACCCCGAAACACGAAGCCGGTCGCTGCGCAATTCGCGGACATTGTGGTTCCAAGAGCTTCTTTGGCTCTCAACTACCTTGCCTCGACAACGGCCTTGCCGAGCAGCCTGACGATAAGCTGCGCAAACAGCTGGTAGACTTTTGCGGTCCAAAATGGAGCGAGGGCCCAGTATGTTGCGATGCCGAGCAGGTCGACGCTCTCAAGTCAAATCTCCAGACCGCCAACCAGATCATTTCGTCGTGCCCGGCATGCAAGGACAACTTCTTCAACATGTTCTGCACCTTTACCTGCTCCCCCGACCAGTCGTTGTTCATCAATGTGACGAAAACAATGGAAAAGGGAGGAAAGACGCTGGTGACAGAACTGGATCAGTTAATATCCAAGGAGTACGGGACAGGTTTCTACGAAAGTTGTAAGGATGTCAAATTCGGTCCAACCAACTCGAGGGCGATGGACTTGATTGGAGGCGGTGCCAAAGACTACACACAACTGCTCAAGTTCCTTGGGCAAGAGAGACTGGGCGGTTCGCCATTCCAGATCAATTTCCCAGTCGACTACCCTGAACGTGATATGAAGCCACGGCCGATGGTACCGAAAAAGTGCAATGACGAGGATCCAAACTTCCGCTGCGCCTGTATCGATTGCCCTGCGGTTTGCCCCGAGCTTCCAGATGTCGAAGAAGCGGGATCATGCTACGTCGGTGCTCTGCCATGCTTGTCGTTTGCGTCTATTTTTACCTACACCGCTCTGCTCTTCTTGGCAGCTGTTCTGGTGGTTGGAAATGTTGCTTGGAGAAAGCATGCTAAGCGCAGGAGCGAAAGGCTTAGGTTATTGACAGATGCTGCGccgagtgatgatgaggatgaaggagATTTGACACAAAACCCCGCCATGCTCGATCGCCCGCAAAAGACATACATCATCAATACCTGGTGCGATGCCGCCTTCAGCAGACTAGGACACGCCGCGGCTAGGTTCCCGGCGATTACCATCCTCACCAGTGTTATTGTCGTCATGATTCTCAGTGCGGGCTGGTTAAAGTTCGATATTGAACAAGACCCAGCTCGTCTGTGGGTGAGCCCAACTTCTGCTGCAGCTCAGGAGAAGGCCTTCTTCGACACTCAGTTTGGTCCTTTTTACCGGGCTGAGAAggtcttcctcgtcaacgacaccaaccccgaAGGACCTGGCCCAGTTCTCAGTTACGAGACGCTGCTCTGGTGGATGGAGGTAGAGGAGAGCGTCAGGAAGCTCAAGGGACCGCAGTTTGACAGCTCTTTCCAGAACCTGTGCCTCAAGCCTACTGGCAGCGCTTGTGTGGTTCAGTCTGTGGCTGCATACTTCCAGAACGATCCAAGTCAGGTCAGTCCAGACGGCTGGAAAAAGACTCTGCGGCAGTGTGCTCAGTCGCCTGTCGAATGCCGCCCCGAGTATGGCCAGCCTCTCGAGCCTTCCATGATTTTGGGCGGTTACCCAAAGGGCTCCGAGGACCCGACAGAGGCGACTGCCATGACGGTCACATGGGTGCTCAACAATCATGCCGAAGGATCTTTTGACGCCGAGCTCGCTATGGACTGGGAAGAGGCACTCAAACAGCGTCTGTTGTTGCTTcaagaggaggccaaggagcgTGGCCTTCGCCTCTCTTTCTCTACTGAGATCAGCCTGGAACAGGAGCTCAACAAGTCTACCAACACCGACGCCAAGATCATTGTCATCAGCTACATTGCCATGTTTCTCTATGCATCCGTTGCCCTCGGCTCGACAACCTTATCCTTTAGGGAGTTTATCAATAACCCCTCGTTGGCATTGGTGGAGTCCAAGTTCACTCTCGGTGTGGTCGgtatcctcatcgtcctgaTGTCCATCACTGCGTCCATTGGTCTCTTTTCCTGGGCAGGGCTCAAGGCCACACTGATTATTGTTGATGTCATCCCCTTCATTGTGCTCGCCGTTGGTGTCGACAACATCTTTCTGATCGTTCACGAATTTGAGCGCGTCAACTTGAGCCACCCAGACGACATGGTCGAGCAGCGGGTGTCGCGGGCACTTGGGCGGATGGGCCCCTCGATTCTCTTTTCTGCCATCACCGAGACTATCTGCTTCGCTTTGGGCGCCTTCGTTGGCATGCCTGCCGTTCGGAACTTTGCCATTTACGCTGCCGGCGCCGTTttcatcaacgccatcctCCAAGTCACCATGTTTATTTCGGTTCTGACGCTCAACCAGATTCGGGCTGAAGATTCTCGTGCCGATTGCTTCCCGTGCATTCAAGTCAAGTCTGCTCGAATTCATCTGAGCGGCAACAATGGGAGTCCTGGAGCCAGGTATTACGAGTCGCCGCCAGAAAGCTTCCTGCAGCAGTTTATCAGGAAGACCTATGCACCCAGGCTGTTGGGTAAAAAGACCAAGGCCGCTGTCGTTGCCATCTTTCTTGGCATATTCGCTGCTGGTGTTGCCCTGCTCCCCGAAGTTGAGCTTGGGCTAGACCAGCGTGTGGCAATCCCCGATGACTCGTATCTTATCCCATACTTCAATGATCTCTATGCCTACATGGAAGCTGGGCCTCCTGTTTACTTTGTCACTCGAGAGTTCAACGGCACCAAGCGGTCTGAGCAGCAGAAGATTTGTGCTCGCTACACGACTTGCGAGCAACTGTCCTTGACCAACATCCTTGAGCAAGAGCGGAAGCGCGCCGAGGTCTCCTATGTTTCTACTCCCACTGCCAGCTGGATTGACGACTTCTTCCAGTGGTTGAACCCTGACAATGAAGCTTGCTGTGTCGACCGCCGGAAGCCCTGCTTTGCCAAGCGCAACCCTGCCTGGAACATCACCCTCTCTGGCATgcccgagggcgaggagtttACTTATTATCTCAAGAGATTTCTCAGCGCGCCCACCGACGAGGACTGCCCTCTCGGTGGACAAGCTTCCTACGGAtcggccgtggtggttgacTCGGCAcgcaacaccatcccagccAGTCACTTCCGCACCAGCCATCGCCCCCTCCGCAGCCAAGAAGACTTCATCAAAGCCATGGCCTCTGCCCGCCGCATCGCCTCCGACATCAGCGAGAGCACGGGCCTTGATGTCTTCCCCTATAGTCTCTTTTACATCTTCTTTGACCAATACGCCAGCATCGTCGGTCTCACCACTGCCCTGCTCGGTTCCGCCGTCGGCATCGTTTTCATCGTCTccagcatcctcctcggctccgTCCTCACTGCCGCGGTGGTAACCCTGACAGTCATCATGGCCATCGTCGACATCATCGGCGCCATGGCTGTAATGGGCGTGTCCCTCAATGCAGTCTCCCTCGTCAATCTCATCATCTGCGTCGGCATAGCCGTTGAGTTTTGCGCCCACATCGCAAGGGCGTTCATGTTCCCCTCCCGAAGATACATGGAGCGTGCCAAGAACAGGTTCCGTGGTCGGGATGCGCGGGCGTGGACGGCGTTGGCGAATGTGGGGGGGAGTGTCTTTTCCGGGATCACGGTGACCAAGATTTTGGGGGTGACGGTGCTGGCTTTTACGAGGAGCAAGATTTTTGAGATTTATTACTTTAGGGTCTGGGTTGCGCTGGTTATTTTTGCGGCGAGCCATGCGCTGGTTTTCTTGCCGGTGGCGTTGAGCttgggcgggggggaggggtgggttgatcCGGAGagtgagggggggttggaggctgATTTGACTAGTCGGAGGTATAGGGCTTTgatgccggaggaggagtcggaTTCGGATGCTGATGCttga